One Methylophaga marina DNA window includes the following coding sequences:
- a CDS encoding DUF2845 domain-containing protein, whose product MRLFWFSLAALGLGFSGVSHAGSSEYLDSYSCGKSAIEIGMNIDEIKLMCGQTWQPSNVVKSVRPALEVGKDGERLQDNFEKWMFKTVRDGSTHVLLKNGEVIRIFTTQ is encoded by the coding sequence ATGCGTTTATTTTGGTTCAGTTTAGCCGCCTTAGGCCTTGGTTTTTCGGGTGTTTCTCATGCCGGTAGCAGTGAGTATCTGGATAGTTACTCCTGTGGTAAAAGCGCCATTGAAATAGGTATGAATATTGATGAAATCAAACTGATGTGTGGCCAAACCTGGCAACCCAGTAATGTTGTAAAATCGGTTAGACCCGCATTAGAAGTAGGTAAAGATGGTGAAAGACTCCAGGATAATTTTGAAAAGTGGATGTTTAAGACCGTCAGGGATGGCAGTACCCACGTCTTGTTAAAAAATGGTGAGGTCATTCGAATTTTTACTACGCAATAA
- a CDS encoding PepSY domain-containing protein — protein MKSFLTLSLCSCLMLIAMLSLSTVRAEESATVARQLLKEGKIMPLQEILTKAAMIKPGQVIETDLEKENERYVYELEILDKDGQVWELELDAQTGEFVDLENEDD, from the coding sequence ATGAAATCCTTTCTGACATTGTCACTGTGTTCATGTCTGATGCTTATAGCTATGCTCAGCCTTTCAACTGTGCGGGCAGAAGAAAGCGCCACTGTGGCCAGACAATTATTGAAAGAAGGTAAAATCATGCCACTCCAGGAAATACTGACAAAGGCGGCCATGATAAAGCCAGGCCAAGTCATTGAAACGGATTTGGAAAAAGAAAATGAACGTTATGTCTATGAATTAGAAATTCTCGACAAAGACGGTCAGGTTTGGGAACTGGAGCTGGATGCGCAGACAGGTGAATTCGTTGATCTGGAAAATGAGGATGATTAA
- a CDS encoding response regulator transcription factor codes for MRLLLVEDDPSLGPNLQDSLNKAGFATDLSTDGIDGEAMGQIEPYDLIVLDLGLPGKSGLEVLENWRSQANSVPVIILTARDAWEDKVLGFKAGADDYLAKPFQTEELIVRINAVLRRCTGQNPGALSYGDLSLDEAEQAVIVKNGDKHSLTGTEFKLLRYFMLHPKQLLSKTTLTEHVYQLDSDKDSNVMEVYVNRLRQKIGADWIMTRRGQGYIFGQQD; via the coding sequence ATGCGCCTGTTATTAGTAGAGGATGACCCTTCATTGGGGCCCAATCTTCAAGATTCTCTCAACAAAGCAGGCTTTGCTACGGATTTGTCGACGGACGGTATTGATGGCGAAGCCATGGGACAAATCGAACCTTATGACCTGATCGTTCTGGACTTGGGCTTGCCTGGAAAGTCCGGCCTGGAAGTACTCGAAAACTGGCGAAGTCAGGCTAATTCAGTCCCGGTGATTATTCTCACCGCACGAGATGCATGGGAAGATAAAGTCTTAGGCTTTAAAGCAGGCGCCGATGATTACCTCGCCAAACCGTTTCAGACAGAAGAGTTGATTGTTCGAATCAATGCCGTTTTACGTCGATGTACGGGGCAAAATCCAGGTGCCCTGAGCTATGGGGATTTATCATTGGATGAGGCTGAGCAAGCTGTCATAGTAAAAAATGGTGACAAACATAGCCTGACAGGTACTGAATTTAAACTGTTACGTTACTTTATGTTGCATCCAAAGCAGTTACTTTCCAAAACAACCCTCACAGAACATGTCTATCAATTAGATAGTGATAAAGATAGTAATGTAATGGAAGTGTATGTTAACCGCTTACGGCAAAAGATCGGAGCAGACTGGATAATGACACGTCGCGGTCAGGGGTATATTTTTGGTCAGCAAGACTGA
- a CDS encoding ATP-binding protein, whose protein sequence is MRSVRSRLSIGLAVFLAALLLGQWLWLTFTIDRLIEKQVITRLQEETETVLAHIHIQSDGEIVLDSRRLSSSYQRAFSGLYFSIQSIDHQIFSRSLWDFDLTTPALSIGSKATLYLQGPGEQPLMAVSAGYLKQGKQITITVAEDIAWMLEDKSHFQWTFTVLSLLGVLALLAFQFWIVRLALKPLNKAKQELKLLGQGEIEKIDEHAPDEIRPLLVELNRLMSSMVIKTRRSRQSLGNLAHRLKTQLTLLNQIADTEAMQHNSEGKQAIYSQTNEIKQIIDRELKRARVSGMTLPGKGVDINEMVTNLIDTLKRIYQDKELNISWRVDKQLRFHGDREDLLELLGNILDNACKWCDSRIELNIYSDNGIRICVKDDGPGCHGDDLAVLTQRGFRADETTPGSGLGLAIVFDIVESYDGSMHFSESPKWGGLQVDIHLQSSVSA, encoded by the coding sequence ATGCGATCAGTCCGTAGCCGTCTCTCCATTGGCTTGGCTGTTTTTTTAGCAGCATTGTTATTAGGTCAGTGGCTATGGCTGACCTTCACCATAGACCGCTTGATTGAAAAACAGGTTATTACGCGTTTACAAGAAGAGACGGAAACCGTACTCGCACATATTCATATTCAATCTGATGGTGAAATCGTCTTAGATAGCAGACGTTTGAGCAGCAGCTATCAACGAGCCTTTTCTGGTTTATATTTTTCTATACAGTCCATCGACCATCAGATTTTTTCACGATCTTTATGGGACTTTGATCTCACTACACCTGCTCTAAGTATCGGCTCCAAAGCGACACTTTATCTTCAAGGCCCTGGTGAACAACCGCTAATGGCCGTTTCTGCTGGCTATCTAAAACAAGGGAAACAGATCACCATTACAGTGGCAGAAGATATCGCTTGGATGTTGGAGGATAAGTCTCATTTTCAGTGGACCTTTACGGTGTTATCTCTGCTTGGTGTTTTAGCTTTATTAGCTTTTCAATTCTGGATCGTTAGGCTTGCTCTGAAACCTCTCAATAAAGCCAAGCAAGAATTAAAGTTGTTGGGGCAGGGTGAAATTGAAAAAATTGATGAACATGCACCGGATGAAATTCGGCCATTGCTGGTTGAGTTAAACCGTTTAATGTCGAGTATGGTAATTAAAACCCGTCGTTCGAGGCAATCACTTGGTAATCTCGCGCACCGATTAAAAACGCAATTGACGTTATTGAATCAGATTGCTGATACAGAAGCGATGCAACATAATTCTGAAGGCAAGCAGGCAATCTATTCGCAGACAAATGAAATTAAACAAATTATCGACCGAGAGTTAAAGCGTGCTCGTGTTTCCGGTATGACGTTGCCCGGTAAAGGTGTCGATATAAATGAAATGGTGACCAACCTTATCGATACATTGAAACGTATCTATCAAGATAAAGAATTAAATATCAGCTGGCGAGTCGATAAACAACTGCGCTTTCATGGTGACAGGGAAGACTTGCTAGAACTATTGGGTAATATTCTTGATAATGCTTGTAAGTGGTGTGACAGTAGAATAGAGCTCAATATATATAGCGATAATGGTATTCGTATCTGTGTTAAAGATGATGGTCCAGGTTGCCATGGGGATGACTTAGCTGTACTGACTCAACGCGGCTTCAGAGCGGATGAGACCACACCTGGAAGTGGGCTTGGTTTAGCAATCGTGTTTGATATCGTCGAGAGTTATGACGGGTCAATGCATTTTTCTGAATCCCCGAAATGGGGAGGACTACAGGTAGATATTCACCTGCAGTCCTCAGTTTCGGCTTAG
- a CDS encoding PepSY domain-containing protein produces MKNLKTISLIGAATMMMQVGVAHADMDADDLREIRKISEGFGLISLEEAQAKALEAKPGIVEDADLEDRAFDKGWDYEFEIVDADGGEWEVLIDAKTGEVRKTTQDWF; encoded by the coding sequence ATGAAAAACTTGAAAACAATTAGTTTAATCGGTGCAGCTACTATGATGATGCAAGTGGGTGTTGCTCACGCTGATATGGATGCTGATGATCTTCGTGAAATCAGAAAAATCTCTGAAGGTTTTGGACTTATCTCTTTAGAAGAAGCCCAAGCAAAAGCCCTTGAAGCCAAACCAGGGATTGTTGAAGATGCTGACCTGGAAGATCGTGCCTTTGATAAAGGTTGGGATTATGAATTTGAAATCGTCGACGCCGATGGTGGCGAATGGGAAGTATTAATCGACGCCAAAACCGGTGAAGTTCGTAAAACAACTCAAGACTGGTTCTAA
- a CDS encoding MarR family winged helix-turn-helix transcriptional regulator encodes MLQVKDLPDKAILEKFASRYPNADVDAVMQFLHLLGVASELSIGLDEFLSRYQLLQGRWWVLILLMREDNFVSSPSKLAEKAGVSRATMTGLLDGLSREKLIERIVDEKDKRQTQIKLTSKGQKQLDDVMPDYYQRLGKLMSVIDKNEGETLMRVLGKLKQNLTIFD; translated from the coding sequence ATGCTTCAAGTCAAAGACTTGCCAGATAAGGCAATATTAGAAAAGTTTGCTTCACGTTACCCCAATGCGGATGTTGATGCAGTGATGCAGTTTCTTCATCTGTTAGGAGTGGCTTCTGAGCTTTCTATTGGTTTGGATGAATTTCTCAGTCGCTATCAACTACTTCAAGGCCGGTGGTGGGTCCTCATCCTATTGATGCGTGAAGATAACTTTGTTTCTTCACCATCTAAGCTCGCTGAAAAAGCGGGTGTCAGTCGTGCGACCATGACTGGCCTGCTTGATGGTCTGTCACGAGAAAAGTTGATAGAACGAATTGTTGATGAAAAAGATAAGCGACAAACGCAGATTAAACTCACGTCAAAAGGTCAGAAACAGCTAGATGATGTGATGCCTGATTATTACCAGCGTTTAGGCAAACTAATGTCGGTGATCGATAAAAATGAAGGCGAAACTTTAATGAGAGTACTGGGCAAGTTAAAACAAAACTTAACTATTTTTGATTAA
- a CDS encoding YybH family protein, protein MKKFLVFLFSMFSVQLPVVAEELSVNNQVDFANAQWNKAFNAGDVDALTQLYKNDATLSPGNGAILKGRDAIGQLFQSFVDNGVTNHRIDTDSIYVSDNQITQIGYWQADGKNAEGEKISFGGVLSLVLAKTEEGEWVIQSHIWNMQP, encoded by the coding sequence ATGAAGAAGTTTTTAGTTTTTTTATTCAGTATGTTTTCTGTTCAACTACCAGTGGTAGCTGAGGAGCTATCTGTAAACAATCAAGTTGATTTTGCAAATGCTCAATGGAATAAAGCATTTAATGCTGGCGATGTAGATGCGCTGACACAGTTGTATAAAAATGATGCCACCTTATCACCGGGTAATGGCGCTATATTAAAAGGTAGAGATGCCATCGGTCAGTTATTCCAGAGCTTTGTCGATAATGGCGTCACAAATCATCGTATTGATACGGATAGTATCTATGTGTCGGATAATCAAATAACACAAATAGGCTATTGGCAAGCTGATGGTAAAAATGCTGAAGGTGAAAAGATTAGCTTCGGCGGTGTTCTATCATTAGTTCTGGCTAAAACAGAAGAGGGTGAATGGGTCATTCAGTCTCATATCTGGAATATGCAGCCATAA